The Campylobacter concisus genome contains the following window.
ATAAAATTTTGCCAAATTTAAAAAAGGGCGACGAGATGAGCTTGCAAAGCATAAAAAGTACGCAAAATTTCACCGAGCCACCAGCTAGGTACTCAGAAGCTGGCCTTGTTAAAAAGCTTGAAAGCCTTGGCATCGGCCGTCCAAGTACCTACGCACCGACTATCACGCTGCTAACCTCAAGAGACTACGTGAGAGTCGAGAAAAAGCAGCTCATACCAAACGAGATCGCATTTAGCATGATAGGCGTTTTGGAAGAGCACTTTAGCAATATCGTTGATAGCGAATTTACCTCACATCTTGAAGAAAAACTCGATGAAATCGCACTTGACAAGGCCGACTGGCAAAAGGTGTTAAGCGACTTTTACTATCCATTTATGGAAAAAATCAGCGCTGGCAAAACTGGCATAAAAAGCCTAAAAACAGCCACTCCGATTGGCGAGAAGTGCCCAGAGTGCGGAAGTGAGCTAGTGCTTAGAAAGGGCAGATACGGCGAGTTTATCGCTTGCTCAAATTTCCCAAAATGCAAATACTCAAGAAACGTCGCAAAAGATAACGAAAAGAGCGCAGAAACTGGCTCTACTTCGGCTGCTAAGCCAAAGCGTGAGCTTAAAAAGCTTGATGTGCCATGTCCAAAATGTGGCGGTGAGATCGTCGAGAGATTTAGCAGACGCGGTAAATTTTATGGATGTGCCAACTATCCAAAATGCGACTTCGTCTCAAACTACGAGCCAGTTGAGCAAAAATGTGACGAATGTGGCGGCGATATGATCAAAAAAGAGCTTAAAAAAGGCACATTTATAGAGTGCACAAAATGTAAGAAAAAGACGCTTATTTCTGAAAACTAAAAATTTCTAGCCAAATCTGAGCCCTTGCAGCATAGATTTGGCTTATAAATTTGGACTTTAAATGCCTGACACCACTGCTAAGCTTAGCCAGCATAAAGGGCAAAACCTCGTCATCAACTACACTTAGTCAGATGGTAGCTTCACATCGTAGTACCCACTTTTTGGGCTTTTTGGCAAGCTCAGACCCTACTAATTTTAAAAACTACCTTTTTATAAGAAAAAGTAATGTCATAAAATTTAAGCTTTTCGCATAGTTTTTAATAAATTTATATCGTGGAGCAAATTTTAAATTCCATTCACTCACAAGAATTGACTGCTAAAATTTGGATTCGCTTATAGCTTAACTCAAATTTTAGAGCCGAAATTACTCGTTCTTGAAATTTTAAAATTTACTTGACACTTGCCATATATACGAACGCATGCAGTGCAAAATCGCTATCACATGCACTTCTAACGTGCGAAGGATTTAGGGGATTAAAAGGAAGATAAAGGGACGGCTTTGCTTCGCTAGCTCGCAGCTATAAGCAGACCGTAACTCCAGCCTCTTTGTCCCCCCTTTGAATAAAAATAAATTTATACATTTCATCAAACTTTTTTGCAAATTCATAAACCATCCTACTTAAATTTTAAACCTATCAAAGCTATAATACGCCCCAAAAAAGGATGAAAAATGAAAACAATTATGCTCTGTGCGATATGCTCAGTCACTCAAGGAAACTGCGCCGAGGACTGCGCTTACTGCACACAAAGTGCCAAAGCTGGTGCCGATATCTCAAAATTTAAAGAAAAAAGCGTGCAACAGGTGGTGGACGAAGCCAAAATGGCTTATAAAAACCACGCTCTTGGCTTTTGCTTGGTCACAAGCGGCGCTAGACTGAATGACAAAAAAACCGACTATATCGCATCTTTAGCAAGAGCTGTGCATAAAGAAGTGCCAAATTTAATGCTCATCGCATGTAACGGTATGGCGACTTACGAGCAGCTTAGCGAGCTCAAAAAAGCTGGCGTTTTTAGCTACAACCACAACCTTGAAACAAGCCAAGAATTTTTCCCAAAAATTTGTAAAACACACACTTGGGACGAGAGATATCAGACAAATTTAGATGCAAAAAGGGCCGGGCTCATGCTTTGCACTGGTGGCATTTACGGAGTTGGAGAGAGCGAGGCTGATAGGGTGAGCTTTAGAGCTAGTCTAAAAGAGCTTGAGCCATTTTCGTCACCGATAAATTTTTTTATCAAAAATGAATCTCTAACTCTTGATCTGCCTCCTCTTAGTGCGGATGAGGCCCTAAAAATAGTGCACGACACCAAAAGCGCTCTACCAGAAACTAGAGTCATGATAGCTGGCGGTAGGGAGAAAATTTTAGGCGATAGACAATACGAGATCTTTGAAAATGGCGCCGATGCGATCGTGATAGGTGACTATCTCACCGCAAAAGGCGAGAAAGCTAGCAAGGATATCGAGGAGCTTACAAAGCGCGGTTTTAGCTTCGCAAGTATCTGCCACTAATGCTTGCAAATTTACTTTTTGCAGGGCTTGGAGGCTTTATCGGAGCTGGATGTAGGTTTTTAGCTGGCGAGCTCCTAAAATTTAGCCACTTTCCGCTAGCCACACTTGGCGTAAATGTACTTGGCAGCTTTATTATCGGCGTTTTGTTTTGTCTAAATTTAAGCCAAAGCGTGAGGGTGTTCTTGGTCATTGGCATACTTGGCGGATTTACAACATTTTCAAGCTTTAGCCTTGATAGTGTGAAATTTTTACTAGAAGGCGAGCTGGTAAAAGGCTTTTTAAATATCTTTTTAAACCTTGTCCTTTGCCTGCTTGCAAGCTATCTTGGAATTTTGCTTGGCAAAAATTTGTGAGGTTTTTAAGGCGTGTAGTAAAATAGCTTTGTTTGTGCCATTTTACAAATTTTAAAACTTTACTAGCTTGCCCTAGCATACTACTAATTTTAGGCTTCGCTTCATTTAGCACTAAATTTAGAGCCGTGATATGCTCGCTCATAAATTTTAAATTTGATAGGGTTTAACCGCATGTAGTGTGCTAGCACTGGAGCATGTCACCTCTAACGTTGTCGGGGTTAGGGGATCGTTAAGGGGGAAGGGAGCGACTTCGTGTCTGCCATGCAGTTGCGAGCTTGCGAAGCAAAATTCAAGCCCCTTTGTTCCCCTTTAAGTAAAAATTTCATCAATCTATGTGCAAATTTTAAATTTCATTCACTCACAAGAATTGGCTGCTAAAATTTGATGAAATTTAACAAAACCACATGCAGCGCAAAACATGCCACATCCACCTTTCTACCTAGCTTCTACCTTTGGCATCTGAAGCATAAAATTTCTAGCTTCACTTAAAAGTACAGGCTTAAGCCCATCTACCAGAGTTTTTGGATCATAAATTCTCTCATATGAAAGTATTAAGACTCCATCATTTCTAAGTAAAAAGTGGATTATTTCTATATTTTTACTGCTAGTTTCATCTTTTATGAGAGCTAAAATTTGATCATTCTCTTCACTATAAAGCACCTCTTTAGCCTCTTTTATCTTCTTTTTTAGCTCAGCAAGCATACTTTCACTTTTTATATTTTTGTCAAATTTCACTCTAAAGCCTACGAAATGCTCATCAAAATTTTCATTTTTTAAAAAGTAAAAACTCTCATCTTTGGCTGTATTTTTCTTATAAAAAATGCTTCCATCAAATTTAAAACTTCGAACCAAACTTAGCTCATCTGCAAAGCCAAAAATTCCAAAAAATATCAAGACAAAAAATAGAAATTTACGCATAAATTTGCACTCCAAATTTTTAAAAATTTGTCGCCATTTTGCCCAAAGATCGCTTAGCTTAATCAAAAAATAACAAAGCTTTTTATACAATCAAACATTTTTAATTTAAGGATCTTTTTGCAGTTACATCAAGCTAGCGAGCTTAGTATTCTTGTCGTTTTGGCATTTATCGTCTTTGCTTCGCCTTATATTTCTAAAATTTTACGCATTCCTGTCGCTCCTGCTGAGATAATACTTGGAGCACTAGCTAGCTACATCGGGCTTGTCGGCGAAAATGAGATGTTTAAGCTAATTAGCGAAGTTGGCTTTTTCTTTTTGATGTTTCTAGCTGGCATGGAGATCGATCTTAGGATGCTTATAAATATTGACCGCAAAATTTTACGTCTGGGGCTTATCTATCTTGCGCTCATCTACGCTCTAGCTACGGCTTTGACGCTGGGGTTTGAGCTTAGCCTGCTTTACATCATCATCATCCCGATAATGGCCGTTGGTATGGTATTTACGCTATTTAAGGAGTATGGCAAGCAGCAAGAGTGGCTAAATTTAAGCATGCTAATAGCAACTATCGGCGAGCTTTTAAGCATCACGCTTCTAACATTTACCGCTGCTTACTTGCAGTTTGGAGCGAGCATAAATTTATGGCTAACGATTGGATATTTGATCTTATTTTTGGCTATCAGCGTGCTTAGCTTTAAAATTTTGGACGTGCTTTTTTGGTGGTATCCGGGGCTTAAAGTGGTGCTTATGCCACACTATGACAAGGACGAGAAGGACATCAGGCTTTGCATCGCGGTATTTTTCACGATGATAGCTTTGATGCTCTATCTAAATTTAGAGGTTGCCTTTGGTGCGTTTATCGCAGGTATGTTTATCACGACATTTTTTGATCACAAAAAGGACTTGCCGCACAAGCTTTCAAGCTTTGGATTTGGCTTTTTGGTGCCGATATTTTTCATCCACATAGGCTCTACTTTTAAGCTTTCAAGCCTAAGCTCAAATGAAGTGATAAAAGATGCTGTTTTTATATTTTTAGCGATGCTTGGCACAAGAGTTGTATCTAGTTTGCTCTTTTTGGGCAAGCTTGGCTTTAGAGGGATATTTTTATTTGCCATTTCGCAGTCTATGCCACTCACGCTTTTGATCGCAGTTGCTACTATCGCACACAAATCAGGCGAGATAAGTGACTATTCTTACTCATCTTTTATCCTAGCAAGCCTCGCACAAGCTATAATAGGAGCTATAATCATCAAAATTTTAATGCAATCAAAAAGTAAGGAGTAAAAATGTCATCAAATACAGCTACGCTAACTGATAACAGAACTGGCAAGAGTTACGAGTTTCCTATACTAAAAGGCACTATGGGGCCTGATGTGATAGACATCTCGACATTTTTTAGTGATACTGGAATGTTTACTTTTGACAGAGGTTATACTTCAACTGCGATGTGTCGCTCAGCGATAACTTACATAGACGGCTTAAAAGGCGAGCTAATGTATAGAGGTTATGATATCGCGTATTTGGCCGAAAATAAGACATTTTTAGACGTGGCATATTTACTCTTAAACAAAGAGCTTCCAACAAATGATCAGTATATAAATTTTAAAACCGAGCTTAAAAAAAGAAGCTTTATACATGAAGGCATGATGAAGCTATTTGATGCATTTCCAGACAAAGCTCACCCTATGGCGATCTTGCAAGCAGCGGTCTCAGCGCTAAGTGCGTTTTACTCAGACCACCTGAATATGGATAAACCTGAAGAGTATCACGAGATGGCTATGCGTATAATCGCTAAAATTCCAACGATCGCGGCCTTTAGTTACCGCTACTCACGCGGGCTTCCTATCATATATCCAAATTTAGATCGTGGCTTTACTGAAAATTTCCTCTACATGATGAGAGGCTATCCGTACGAGCACGTCGATCTTAAGCCTATCGAGATCAAGGCACTTGACACGGTCTTTATGCTGCACGCAGATCACGAGCAAAATGCTTCAACTACGACTGTTAGAACCGTTGGCTCTACGCACGCGCACCCATACGCATGTATAAGTGCGGGCATCGGCGCACTTTGGGGCTGGGCTCACGGTGGCGCAAACGAAGGCGTTATCCGTCAGCTTGAAGAGATCGGCTCGGTCGCAAATGTCGATAGATACATCGCTAGAGCAAAGGATAAAAATGATCCATTTAGGCTAATGGGCTTTGGCCACAGGGTCTATAAAAATTTTGACCCTCGTGCAAAAGTGCTTAAGAAGATGAGAGATCAGCTTATGGATGAGATAGGCATCAACTCAGAGCTTATTAAGATCGCAAACCGCATTGAGGAAATCGCGCTAAATGATGACTACTTTGTGAGCAGAAATTTATATCCAAATGTTGATTTTCACTCAGGGCTCATCCTAAAAGCGCTTGGTATACCAAATAATATGTTTGCCGTAATCTTTGTCATCGGCAGGACTCCAGGCTGGATCAGCCAGTGGATCGAGCTAAAAGAGCAAGATACGATAAAGATCGTCCGCCCAAGACAGCTTTATGTTGGAGAGACAAACAGAACACCAAAATGAGTGAGCTTCTAAATTTAGCTAAAAAAGCAGCCGTTAATGCTGG
Protein-coding sequences here:
- a CDS encoding biotin synthase, giving the protein MKTIMLCAICSVTQGNCAEDCAYCTQSAKAGADISKFKEKSVQQVVDEAKMAYKNHALGFCLVTSGARLNDKKTDYIASLARAVHKEVPNLMLIACNGMATYEQLSELKKAGVFSYNHNLETSQEFFPKICKTHTWDERYQTNLDAKRAGLMLCTGGIYGVGESEADRVSFRASLKELEPFSSPINFFIKNESLTLDLPPLSADEALKIVHDTKSALPETRVMIAGGREKILGDRQYEIFENGADAIVIGDYLTAKGEKASKDIEELTKRGFSFASICH
- the crcB gene encoding fluoride efflux transporter CrcB, which codes for MLANLLFAGLGGFIGAGCRFLAGELLKFSHFPLATLGVNVLGSFIIGVLFCLNLSQSVRVFLVIGILGGFTTFSSFSLDSVKFLLEGELVKGFLNIFLNLVLCLLASYLGILLGKNL
- a CDS encoding cation:proton antiporter, translated to MQLHQASELSILVVLAFIVFASPYISKILRIPVAPAEIILGALASYIGLVGENEMFKLISEVGFFFLMFLAGMEIDLRMLINIDRKILRLGLIYLALIYALATALTLGFELSLLYIIIIPIMAVGMVFTLFKEYGKQQEWLNLSMLIATIGELLSITLLTFTAAYLQFGASINLWLTIGYLILFLAISVLSFKILDVLFWWYPGLKVVLMPHYDKDEKDIRLCIAVFFTMIALMLYLNLEVAFGAFIAGMFITTFFDHKKDLPHKLSSFGFGFLVPIFFIHIGSTFKLSSLSSNEVIKDAVFIFLAMLGTRVVSSLLFLGKLGFRGIFLFAISQSMPLTLLIAVATIAHKSGEISDYSYSSFILASLAQAIIGAIIIKILMQSKSKE
- a CDS encoding citrate synthase codes for the protein MSSNTATLTDNRTGKSYEFPILKGTMGPDVIDISTFFSDTGMFTFDRGYTSTAMCRSAITYIDGLKGELMYRGYDIAYLAENKTFLDVAYLLLNKELPTNDQYINFKTELKKRSFIHEGMMKLFDAFPDKAHPMAILQAAVSALSAFYSDHLNMDKPEEYHEMAMRIIAKIPTIAAFSYRYSRGLPIIYPNLDRGFTENFLYMMRGYPYEHVDLKPIEIKALDTVFMLHADHEQNASTTTVRTVGSTHAHPYACISAGIGALWGWAHGGANEGVIRQLEEIGSVANVDRYIARAKDKNDPFRLMGFGHRVYKNFDPRAKVLKKMRDQLMDEIGINSELIKIANRIEEIALNDDYFVSRNLYPNVDFHSGLILKALGIPNNMFAVIFVIGRTPGWISQWIELKEQDTIKIVRPRQLYVGETNRTPK